In Vairimorpha necatrix chromosome 8, complete sequence, a single window of DNA contains:
- a CDS encoding ATP-dependent RNA helicase has translation MFTNEKKEIEITLENVKLSATKKIVPIADTSKFNKTLSNNIKLKFENFNIIQQYTIPVILEGGDLICKAPTGSGKTLCYIIPIISKIIKNPDSKAVIICPVRELCEQIKEVCRELTSKILVTKSPEANDFYYRPKLSNQSIIVSAIYGQKRDMDDLNKANILIATPGRLIDNLTKKLLNFNKLEIIVFDEADRLYDSTFKSQIDTIKSFITKDVQTCMFSATYPMEIQSIFDIIIKKDRTCIDAEFELKTNVKQEIYNKFNRLDKICRELKGLSFVSNWRESLQVEKVIIFVERKFDCLKLANDLSPLGFSSVTLHGDKNQFERNEALKKFKSSSSPILIATSVAARGIDIKDIKLVINYDLPRTIDEYIHRIGRTGRAGEVGKSISFYDENTDYNISGELIKVLKDTDQKVPEFLVDKSYKKNQKNFKIVKNRSDEKNKKSNNKPKQRNAEAPKRQDVNFKNDEDFISSMITNLNIKDDKANSEDEELGAW, from the coding sequence ATGTTtacaaatgaaaaaaaagaaattgaaataaCATTAGAAAATGTAAAACTAAGTGCTACAAAGAAAATAGTTCCAATAGCAGATACatcaaaatttaacaaaacgttatcaaataatattaaattaaaatttgaaaattttaatataattcaaCAATACACTATACCAGTAATATTAGAAGGAGGAGATCTCATTTGTAAAGCTCCTACTGGATCTGGTAAAACTCTTTGTTATATTATAccaataatatcaaaaataataaaaaatccaGATAGTAAAGCTGTGATAATTTGTCCAGTTAGAGAACTGTGTGAACAGATTAAAGAAGTCTGTAGAGAATTAACTTCTAAAATCTTAGTAACCAAATCTCCAGAAgcaaatgatttttattataggCCTAAATTAAGTAACCAGTCAATAATTGTATCGGCAATTTACGGGCAAAAAAGAGACATGGATGATTTGAATAAGGCGAATATCTTGATAGCCACGCCAGGGAGATTAATTGACAATTTGacgaaaaaattattgaattttaataaattggAAATTATAGTTTTTGATGAGGCAGATAGGTTGTATGACAGTACTTTTAAAAGTCAAATTGATActataaaaagttttataacTAAAGATGTGCAAACTTGCATGTTTTCTGCTACTTATCCAATGGAAATTCAGagtatttttgatataataataaaaaaagacagaACTTGTATAGACGCAGAGTTCGAATTAAAAACCAACGTAAaacaagaaatttataataaatttaacagATTAGATAAAATTTGCAGAGAATTAAAAGGTCTATCTTTTGTAAGTAACTGGAGAGAGTCACTTCAAGTAGAAAAAGTCATAATTTTCGTAGAACGAAAATTTGATTGTCTCAAATTGGCCAATGATTTAAGTCCTTTGGGATTTAGTTCAGTCACTTTACACGGAGATAAAAACCAATTTGAAAGAAATGaagctttaaaaaaatttaaatcttcttcATCTCCAATTTTGATTGCGACAAGCGTTGCCGCTAGAGGAATTGATATTAAAGATATCAAATTAGTTATAAATTATGATCTACCTAGGACGATAGATGAATACATACATCGAATTGGAAGAACTGGTCGTGCAGGGGAAGTAGGTAAatctatttctttttatgaCGAAAATACCGATTACAATATTTCTGGAGAATTGATAAAAGTCTTAAAAGACACGGATCAAAAAGTCCCAGAATTTTTAGTAGAcaaaagttataaaaaaaaccaaaaaaattttaaaattgtgaAAAATCGATcagatgaaaaaaataaaaaaagtaataacAAACCAAAACAAAGAAATGCAGAAGCACCAAAAAGACAAGATGtcaatttcaaaaatgatgaagattttataagttCTATGATTACAAATCTAAATATCAAAGACGATAAAGCTAATTCTGAAGATGAAGAGTTGGGTGCAtggtaa
- a CDS encoding SDA1-like protein, whose product MDIVTLSINMDKDPSPYKDEYKKQILSFIHLLDLQKQPEKLIRQTMDFLLRYANIDSSLPQVLLESVSKAKTHKLKTALIAANMTLTYKKLTKSRDFIKLILDQVHDCPKYIHNIKTIIQEDDLEIILKYYKVGNDKQKLFCYYFICFLFNKFKLNLELEICTGLFENQKVRKYCYNYFIETMNMSLLSNKCKKYGEKLYRDIVGRKDEREYVISKMKVFVTFRNRFNIKQSVVPMALCMMDPEKEDVKDLMSVIVESVTKDEVMECIKIIAETFCSPFKDDDMICYGLNLMRGLYVKFDKEVENDTIESEEETSDEDESNNSEKINDEDKSNENKKLCEDIKDTILNYVECFKGVKTKSVAYAYRSVINVLKKKKNNGRELSYICKKMTKEEKQKIFSKNEKKELDVRKNKRKYKLSKNRIRKNKKK is encoded by the coding sequence ATGGATATTGTTACTCTTTCAATTAATATGGATAAAGATCCTTCTCCCTATAAAGacgaatataaaaaacagattttatcttttattcATCTACTTGATTTACAAAAACAACCcgaaaaattaattagaCAAACTAtggattttttattaagataTGCTAATATTGATTCATCTCTACCTCAAGTTTTATTAGAGAGCGTAAGTAAAGCAAAAACTCACAAGCTCAAAACTGCGCTTATTGCCGCTAATATGACACTCACATACAAGAAATTAACTAAAAGCcgagattttattaaacttATACTTGATCAAGTTCATGATTGTCCCAAATACATTCACAATATTAAGACTATTATTCAAGAAGACGATTTAgaaatcattttaaaatattataaagtGGGCAATGATAAGCAGAAGTTATTTTGCTATTACTTTatctgttttttatttaataaatttaaattaaatttagagTTGGAAATATGTACTGGACTTTTTGAGAATCAAAAAgtaagaaaatattgttacaattattttatagagACGATGAACATGTCTTTATTGTCTAACAAATGTAAGAAATATGGAGAAAAGCTTTATAGGGACATAGTAGGGAGAAAAGACGAGAGAGAATATGTTATATCTAAGATGAAAGTGTTTGTTACATTTAgaaatagatttaatataaaacagaGTGTCGTGCCTATGGCGCTGTGCATGATGGATCCCGAAAAAGAAGATGTTAAAGATTTGATGTCAGTCATAGTAGAATCAGTTACAAAAGATGAAGTTATGGAATGTATCAAAATAATTGCCGAGACATTTTGTAGTCCTTTTAAAGACGACGACATGATTTGTTATGGTTTAAATTTGATGAGAGGTTTATATGTCAAATTTGACAAAGAAGTCGAAAATGATACCATTGAATCAGAAGAAGAAACAAGCGATGAGGACGAATCAAATAATAgcgaaaaaataaatgatgaGGACAAatcaaatgaaaataaaaaactatgtGAAGATATTAAAGATACAATTCTAAATTACGTAGAATGTTTCAAGGGAGTAAAAACTAAAAGTGTAGCCTACGCCTATAGGTCAgttataaatgttttaaaaaagaaaaaaaataacggGAGAGAACTAAGTTATATTTGTAAGAAAATgacaaaagaagaaaaacaaaaaattttttcaaaaaatgaaaagaaAGAGTTGGATGtaagaaaaaacaaaagaaaatacaaGTTGTcaaaaaatagaattagaaaaaataaaaaaaaataa